One window of Scylla paramamosain isolate STU-SP2022 chromosome 47, ASM3559412v1, whole genome shotgun sequence genomic DNA carries:
- the LOC135095125 gene encoding uncharacterized protein LOC135095125 translates to MIMKVHHEACSQTVIITFNTASPITEELMEEALNILHDKFESLRICFRFRQNKQWVADMPTRRLDFKSVSGDDPEKHISDLCSSSFDIHNGPLWKVRLMTSPPDAPCHFPEVKEKFPYQQKLLLSLHHAANDGRVMMLLVESLLTILDHLLQGLCVDRQQVGVLRDGIEAREEEHRIKTALENDPVRLKAALRELELANHVPLLVEAFGAVSEGSPSSHVLPSVQFDADVIKGIDHKCRSLGVSSNAFMTAVLNTALVEVVREAGLRRSSYLISSIHPVDSRRLMGKTSKPVLGYHGMPVTQTTATPHNVKDHFWGYLKHLNTELRRKLKGNHMCEERILHAMLRPGSNNLETRYAKPLPLSYDYMFSNVYSPFSSPTGIGTLVHITSLCIHVAIHKQAYPVLFGFFSVRDKPFLEIIHSTATISKKVAHRLLNRTVVVLHDISRAL, encoded by the exons cAAGTTTGAATCGTTAAGAATCTGCTTCCGATTTCGTCAGAATAAACAATGGGTGGCAGACATGCCTACTCGACGCCTGGATTTCAAG tcCGTCAGCGGGGATGACCCGGAGAAGCACATTTCCGACTTGTGCAGCTCTTCATTTGACATCCACAACGGGCCTTTGTGGAAGGTTCGGCTGATGACCTCTCCGCCAGATGCGCCTTGTCATTTCcctgaagtaaaagaaaagtttcCATATCAGCAGAAGCTTTTGCTCTCCTTGCACCACGCAGCTAACGATGGCAGGGTCATGATGCTTCTAGTAGAGTCATTACTCACCATTTTAGACCATCTTCTTCAAGGTCTTTGTGTTGACAGGCAGCAAGTTGGAGTATTACGTGACGGCATCGAGGCTAGAGAGGAGGAACACAGGATCAAAACCGCTTTGGAAAATGATCCAGTGCGGCTAAAAGCAGCACTACGAGAGCTTGAGTTGGCAAATCACGTGCCTCTCCTTGTTGAGGCTTTCGGTGCAGTGAGCGAAGGAAGCCCCAGCTCACATGTTCTTCCATCGGTTCAGTTTGACGCTGACGTAATTAAAGGTATTGATCACAAGTGCCGTTCACTCGGTGTCTCCAGTAACGCCTTCATGACCGCTGTCTTAAATACAGCCTTAGTTGAAGTAGTGCGTGAAGCAGGTTTAAGAAGGAGCAGCTACCTGATATCAAGCATTCACCCTGTTGACAGTCGCCGGCTGATGGGAAAGACTTCAAAGCCTGTCCTTGGCTATCACGGAATGCCAGTAACCCAGACCACTGCCACTCCTCATAACGTAAAGGATCACTTTTGGGGTTACTTGAAACATCTGAACACTGAACTCAGAAGAAAGTTGAAAGGAAATCACATGTGTGAAGAAAGGATTCTGCACGCCATGCTCAGACCTGGAAGCAACAATCTGGAGACGCGGTACGCTAagcctctgcctctctcttatGACTACATGTTCTCTAACGTttattctccgttttcttcccctACAGGAATTGGCACGTTAGTTCACATCACGTCTCTGTGTATCCACGTTGCGATTCATAAACAGGCATATCCAGTATTATTTGGCTTCTTTAGTGTTCGTGATAAACCATTCTTGGAGATAATTCACTCCACAGCAACCATCAGCAAGAAGGTGGCTCATAGGCTTCTCAATAGAACTGTGGTTGTTCTTCATGACATCTCCAGGGCACTCTGA